A region from the Leguminivora glycinivorella isolate SPB_JAAS2020 chromosome 3, LegGlyc_1.1, whole genome shotgun sequence genome encodes:
- the LOC125224926 gene encoding alanine--glyoxylate aminotransferase 2-like translates to MAYLQSMPKSETIKLREKHIGAACQLFFRSSPLKIVRGIAQFMYDEQGERYLDCINNVAHVGHCHPHVVEAGRNQMSLISTNNRYLHDELVILAERIVNTLPEPLSVCFFVNSGSEANDLALRLAKVHTNKKDVITLDHAYHGHLTTMIDVSPYKLNLPGGPPKPDWVHVAPVPDTYRGKYTCPQDSSSEEELGHLYAEEVRNLCDAATKQHGGVCAFIAESLQSCGGQIIPPHGYFQKVYEHVRQAGGVCIADEVQVGFGRVGTHMWAFEAQDVVPDIVTMGKPMGNGHPVAAVVTTPEIAKSFADTGVEYFNTYGGNPVSCAIANAVLDVIEDEHLMERADRVGNHLLERCADLKLKHRLVGDVRGRGLFVGVELVTDRESRTPATAEAKHIVNRMREEKILISRDGPDANVLKFKPPMVFTIKDADRLVDTLDRVLGELDAELPVTSIKLEVSVTPLTNMESNNDLVISSLKPAVKSL, encoded by the exons ATGGCTTACCTCCAGTCGATGCCCAAATCCGAGACCATCAAACTTCGTGAAAAACACATCGG AGCCGCCTGTCAGCTGTTTTTCCGGTCATCTCCCCTGAAGATAGTGCGAGGCATTGCTCAGTTCATGTACGATGAGCAAGGAGAGAGATATCTCGATTGCATTAATAATGTTGCACATG tgGGACATTGCCACCCACACGTGGTAGAAGCGGGCAGGAACCAGATGTCGCTCATCTCCACCAACAACCGGTATCTGCATGACGAGCTCGTGATCCTAGCCGAGCGCATCGTCAATACCCTTCCTGAACCTTTGTCTGTCTGCTTCTTCGTCAACTCGGGCTCCGAGGCCAATGACCTCGCCCTCAGGCTCGCCAAAGTGCACACCAACAAGAAAGATGTGATCACGCTTGACCA TGCGTATCATGGGCACCTCACAACTATGATTGATGTGTCGCCCTACAAACTGAACCTTCCTGGTGGGCCCCCGAAGCCTGATTGGGTTCACGTG GCCCCGGTCCCCGACACATACAGGGGCAAATACACGTGCCCACAAGACTCGAGTTCGGAGGAGGAGCTGGGCCACCTCTACGCTGAAGAAGTGAGGAACCTCTGCGACGCTGCCACGAAGCAACATGGCGGCGTGTGCGCATTCATTGCGGAGAGTTTGCAGAGCTGCGGCGGGCAGATCATACCGCCTCATGGATACTTTCAGAAGGTTTACGA GCACGTACGGCAAGCGGGCGGCGTATGCATCGCGGACGAGGTGCAAGTCGGCTTCGGGCGCGTCGGAACACACATGTGGGCCTTCGAGGCCCAGGACGTGGTACCCGATATCGTGACCATGGGCAAACCGATGGGCAACGGGCACCCAGTAGCCGCTGTGGTGACAACGCCGGAGATCGCGAAGAGCTTCGCGGATACCGGCGTGGAGTATTTCAATACG TACGGTGGCAACCCTGTATCCTGCGCCATAGCGAACGCAGTGCTCGACGTGATCGAGGACGAACACCTAATGGAGCGCGCGGACAGAGTTGGCAACCACTTGCTGGAGCGCTGCGCGGACCTGAAGCTGAAGCACAGATTAGTTGGAGACGTGCGCGGGAGAGGGTTGTTCGTGGGCGTTGAACTGGTCACGGACAGGGAGTCGAGGACACCGGCCACGGCGGAAGCTAAACATATTGTTAACAG aATGCGCGAAGAGAAAATCCTCATCAGCCGCGATGGGCCAGACGCTAACGTGCTAAAGTTCAAGCCTCCCATGGTGTTCACCATCAAAGACGCCGACCGATTGGTCGACACGCTGGACCGCGTGCTGGGCGAACTGGACGCTGAGCTACCCGTCACCAGTATTAAACTCGAG GTTTCGGTCACACCTCTCACCAACATGGAGTCAAATAATGACCTGGTCATAAGCAGTTTAAAACCTGCTGTTAAAAGTTTATAA